Proteins encoded by one window of Salirhabdus salicampi:
- the fliM gene encoding flagellar motor switch protein FliM, with amino-acid sequence MSEDVLSQNEIDALLSALSTGEMSAEELQKEQNESNKKVRVYDFKRALRFSKDQIRGITRIHENFARILTTYLSSQLRTYVSNTVASVEQVPYEEFIRSIPKQTLLNVYSIPPLEGRILLEVNPNIAYATFDRLLGGVGSSLNKVDNLTEIETKLMTKVFSRIIESLREAWESLVDIDPVLEEFEVNKQFLQLVSPNETVVVISLNTTIGETSGVMNICIPHMVLEPLISKLSVHYWMQNQSNSSNPEDYEKMSKHLMGTKVEVRAILGESTISIEDLLHLEENDVIQLNQRIDQPMTLNVHDQEKFHVQLGRKNKKLAVQVIDEIRGEDHNE; translated from the coding sequence TTGTCCGAAGATGTCCTATCACAAAATGAAATTGATGCCCTCTTATCCGCTTTATCTACTGGGGAAATGAGTGCCGAAGAACTGCAAAAAGAACAAAATGAATCTAACAAGAAAGTAAGAGTGTACGACTTTAAGCGGGCCCTTCGCTTCTCTAAGGATCAAATTCGAGGGATTACACGAATTCACGAAAACTTTGCTCGTATTTTAACAACATATCTATCTTCCCAATTAAGAACGTATGTCAGCAATACAGTTGCTTCTGTAGAGCAAGTTCCTTATGAAGAGTTTATTCGTTCGATCCCAAAACAAACACTATTAAATGTGTATTCAATTCCTCCTTTAGAAGGCCGAATTTTACTTGAAGTCAACCCGAATATTGCATATGCCACCTTCGATCGTTTACTAGGAGGAGTCGGTTCTAGTTTGAATAAGGTAGACAATTTAACCGAAATTGAAACGAAACTGATGACCAAAGTATTTAGTAGAATCATCGAAAGCTTACGGGAAGCGTGGGAGTCATTAGTTGATATTGATCCAGTATTGGAAGAGTTTGAAGTAAATAAGCAATTTTTACAACTTGTTTCTCCAAACGAAACAGTTGTTGTGATTTCGTTAAATACAACGATAGGAGAAACGAGTGGGGTTATGAACATTTGTATTCCCCACATGGTATTAGAGCCATTAATATCGAAACTATCCGTTCATTATTGGATGCAAAATCAATCAAATTCTTCTAATCCAGAAGACTATGAAAAAATGTCTAAACATTTAATGGGTACAAAAGTTGAGGTACGAGCAATTCTTGGTGAATCTACTATCTCCATAGAAGATTTATTGCATCTCGAAGAAAATGATGTCATTCAACTCAACCAACGGATAGATCAACCAATGACATTAAATGTTCATGACCAAGAAAAGTTTCATGTGCAATTAGGAAGAAAGAATAAAAAATTAGCTGTACAAGTGATTGATGAAATTAGGGGGGAAGATCATAATGAGTAA
- a CDS encoding flagellar FlbD family protein, translating into MLTDPNNSMIEVTRLNGEKFIINAMYIEKVQTLPDTTITLMNGKKYFVKDSEEEVYKKAMHFYQKIGLTNLVVKGENDK; encoded by the coding sequence ATGCTTACCGACCCTAATAATTCTATGATTGAAGTGACACGCCTTAATGGAGAGAAATTCATTATTAATGCAATGTATATTGAAAAGGTTCAAACATTGCCAGATACAACAATTACATTAATGAACGGCAAAAAATATTTTGTAAAGGATTCAGAAGAAGAAGTATACAAAAAAGCGATGCATTTCTATCAAAAGATCGGTTTAACAAATCTAGTAGTGAAAGGAGAGAATGATAAATGA
- the flgG gene encoding flagellar basal body rod protein FlgG, translated as MLRSMYAGISGMRGFQTKLDTVSNNIANVNTFGFKKGRVTFQDQLSQTVQGAQAPQRDEAGNAMLGGRNAKQIGLGTTLGSVDTIHTEGSRQTTNRSLDLALGGNGMFVVGEKTTTPAEEDVMSLDEDAINFTRAGNFYLDEEGYVVTSDGKYLLGRSNLDDNNQIQPGDTLNDLDEEVTRLRIPVDAQGFSISPDGTVNMVDSNGQSKIAGQVMLATFSNAEGLEKAGSNLYRLTNNSGVFTDDDGDFNGFGDLVYPGRNGSASIYAGALEMSNVDLAEEFTEMITSQRGFQANTRTITTSDEILQELVNLKR; from the coding sequence ATGTTACGTTCAATGTACGCAGGTATTTCTGGAATGAGAGGATTCCAAACAAAGTTAGATACAGTTTCCAACAATATAGCCAATGTTAATACATTTGGTTTCAAAAAGGGACGGGTAACATTTCAAGACCAATTAAGTCAAACGGTTCAAGGTGCACAGGCTCCCCAGCGGGACGAAGCTGGAAATGCGATGCTCGGTGGCCGGAATGCGAAGCAAATTGGATTAGGCACAACACTAGGTAGTGTGGACACGATTCATACAGAGGGAAGCAGACAAACTACGAACCGCTCTCTTGATTTAGCACTAGGTGGTAATGGAATGTTCGTCGTAGGAGAAAAAACAACAACTCCCGCGGAAGAAGATGTAATGAGTTTAGATGAAGATGCAATCAATTTTACGAGAGCAGGTAATTTTTATTTAGATGAGGAAGGATACGTTGTTACTTCTGACGGTAAATATTTACTTGGTCGTTCAAACTTAGATGACAACAACCAAATACAACCAGGGGATACATTAAATGATTTGGATGAAGAAGTGACACGTTTACGTATTCCTGTTGATGCACAAGGGTTTAGTATTTCTCCGGATGGTACTGTAAACATGGTAGACAGCAATGGTCAATCAAAAATTGCCGGGCAAGTGATGTTAGCAACATTTTCAAATGCGGAAGGCTTAGAGAAAGCAGGTTCAAACCTTTACCGTTTAACAAATAACTCCGGTGTTTTCACGGATGACGATGGTGATTTTAACGGATTCGGTGATTTAGTATATCCAGGTCGTAACGGTTCTGCTTCTATTTATGCCGGAGCTTTAGAGATGTCTAACGTTGATTTAGCAGAAGAATTTACGGAAATGATTACGTCACAAAGAGGATTCCAAGCCAATACTAGAACGATTACAACATCTGATGAGATTCTACAAGAACTTGTAAACTTAAAACGATAA
- the flgD gene encoding flagellar hook assembly protein FlgD, whose protein sequence is MTKIDPSLYLSNQKREPSRTTDLGKNEFLKILMTQLQNQDPLNPLEDKEFISQMATFSSLEQLTNISSTMNRFLESQTNAPIVQYSHLIGKSVTYKTYNSEGVYTEDKTSLVDAISSKDGQVQLLLENGEKISTEDMIEIKRQE, encoded by the coding sequence GTGACGAAAATCGATCCATCGTTATATTTATCAAATCAAAAACGTGAACCATCACGTACAACGGATCTAGGGAAAAATGAATTTTTGAAGATTTTAATGACTCAATTACAAAATCAAGATCCATTAAATCCGTTGGAGGATAAAGAATTTATCTCGCAAATGGCTACATTCTCATCCTTGGAACAGTTAACGAACATCTCAAGCACGATGAATCGTTTTCTAGAAAGCCAGACAAATGCACCGATAGTTCAATACAGCCATCTCATTGGTAAATCTGTGACGTATAAAACATATAACAGTGAAGGTGTATATACTGAGGATAAAACGAGTCTTGTCGATGCTATTTCATCAAAGGATGGACAAGTTCAACTTTTACTGGAAAACGGTGAGAAAATTAGTACAGAAGACATGATTGAAATAAAACGACAAGAATAA
- the fliH gene encoding flagellar assembly protein FliH: MSNVFKSGVGNQYEKIMKVKPITTFHQEEKLETTTNTEADVDKKLAEAQSIVENAKEQAEQLIAKANEQIAAEKRHWEREQEQLKQEAQELGYTEGYKAGKEEALAHYRSKIDEANSIVNMAKKEAMTTVESSEETILNLGIQVAEKIVHSTIERNEEAFLHIVKAAIKCVKDHPNISLYVHPTQYEHVLSHETELKNIVESNASFAIYPIVDLVEESSCVIETPLGKVDASVDTQLTELKKKLGELVEEAKL; this comes from the coding sequence TTGTCTAACGTATTTAAATCTGGTGTTGGAAATCAATATGAAAAAATCATGAAAGTAAAGCCCATTACAACTTTCCATCAGGAAGAAAAATTAGAGACAACAACAAACACCGAAGCAGATGTAGATAAAAAATTAGCAGAAGCTCAATCTATTGTTGAGAATGCCAAGGAGCAGGCAGAGCAACTTATCGCTAAAGCAAATGAACAGATAGCTGCAGAAAAGAGACATTGGGAACGTGAACAAGAGCAACTTAAGCAAGAAGCGCAAGAGTTAGGATACACGGAAGGATATAAGGCAGGAAAAGAAGAGGCTTTAGCTCATTATCGCAGCAAAATTGATGAGGCAAACTCTATTGTTAACATGGCAAAAAAGGAAGCTATGACCACGGTTGAATCAAGTGAAGAGACGATTTTAAACCTTGGAATACAAGTAGCTGAAAAAATTGTTCATTCGACTATTGAACGTAATGAAGAGGCTTTTTTACACATTGTGAAGGCTGCAATAAAGTGTGTTAAAGACCATCCGAATATTTCTTTATATGTTCACCCAACCCAATATGAACATGTGTTAAGTCATGAAACAGAGTTGAAGAACATCGTAGAGAGTAATGCATCATTTGCTATTTACCCCATTGTCGATTTAGTAGAGGAATCCAGTTGTGTAATTGAAACACCTTTAGGCAAAGTAGATGCCAGTGTGGATACACAGTTAACAGAACTAAAAAAGAAATTGGGTGAATTGGTAGAGGAGGCCAAGCTGTGA
- the fliF gene encoding flagellar basal-body MS-ring/collar protein FliF gives MVEKAQSYMNRIKDFWISRTLAQRTLFISAFVLLFITVAGLSIFAGKSNMVPLYTNLSLQETGQIKAELDNRGIPYEVGNGGTTINVPKEQADGLLVDLAAQGLPNNGQIDYSFFSENASWGMTDKDREILEVAALQTELSKLISSINGIQQASVMINKPEQSVFVGQASGETSASIVIHTEPGYQLQTGQIQGLYHLVSKSVPNLSTDNIVIMNQYFEYFDLKNENNYDVGNAYTQQHEIKQNIEKDIQRRVQRLLGTMIGGEKVVVSVTTDIDFTQEDRLEEIVEPVNLETMEGLPVSVERITETYTGENPPDGIVGTGEGDIPGYEANTEGNGYTEYEMMKETINNEFNRIHRNVVESPYKIRDLGIQVAVDNTKGQTENGEPEYLSAQEQQMVQESISSILNSVVSTTIAKDYGAVNPQEKFSVVFQEFQEKPTIPTSPTPVIPTWVYVAGGALILGLIVLLGLLFRKRKDERAVEDIRDRQQASSDVVEFDEPIEEDEETIKRRKLENMAKEDPEEFAKLLRSWITEE, from the coding sequence ATGGTAGAAAAAGCGCAGTCTTATATGAACAGAATAAAAGATTTTTGGATAAGTAGGACGCTTGCTCAACGAACATTGTTTATTTCTGCCTTTGTCTTACTATTTATTACGGTGGCAGGTCTGAGTATATTTGCCGGCAAGTCAAATATGGTGCCGTTATATACGAATCTATCACTTCAAGAAACAGGGCAGATTAAAGCCGAACTGGATAATAGAGGAATTCCGTATGAAGTAGGAAATGGTGGAACAACGATAAATGTCCCTAAGGAACAAGCAGACGGTTTGCTCGTTGATTTGGCGGCCCAAGGCTTGCCAAATAACGGACAAATCGATTATTCATTTTTCAGTGAAAATGCTTCATGGGGGATGACAGATAAAGATCGGGAAATATTAGAAGTTGCTGCATTACAAACGGAATTATCAAAACTAATTTCTAGCATTAACGGCATCCAACAAGCGAGCGTCATGATTAATAAACCAGAGCAATCTGTCTTCGTTGGACAGGCTTCTGGTGAAACGTCGGCGTCAATCGTTATTCATACAGAACCAGGTTACCAGTTGCAGACTGGCCAAATACAAGGTTTATATCATTTAGTTTCCAAATCAGTTCCAAACCTTTCTACAGATAATATCGTCATTATGAATCAATACTTTGAGTATTTTGACTTAAAAAATGAAAATAATTATGACGTTGGCAATGCCTACACGCAACAACATGAAATTAAGCAAAATATTGAGAAGGATATTCAAAGACGAGTTCAACGGTTGCTCGGCACTATGATTGGTGGAGAGAAAGTTGTTGTTTCAGTTACAACAGACATTGATTTTACGCAAGAAGACCGGTTAGAAGAGATTGTTGAGCCAGTTAACTTAGAAACGATGGAAGGATTACCAGTCAGTGTTGAACGTATAACAGAAACATACACTGGAGAAAATCCACCCGATGGAATTGTAGGTACGGGAGAGGGCGATATCCCAGGTTACGAAGCCAATACCGAAGGAAATGGCTATACCGAATACGAGATGATGAAAGAAACGATAAACAATGAATTTAACCGAATTCATCGTAATGTAGTTGAAAGTCCTTATAAAATTCGTGATTTAGGTATTCAAGTAGCCGTTGATAATACAAAAGGTCAAACGGAAAACGGTGAACCTGAATATTTATCGGCGCAAGAGCAGCAAATGGTACAAGAAAGTATTTCCTCCATTTTGAACTCTGTCGTAAGTACGACGATAGCGAAAGATTACGGTGCTGTTAATCCGCAAGAAAAATTCTCTGTCGTTTTCCAAGAGTTTCAAGAGAAACCAACTATCCCAACATCACCCACTCCTGTTATACCGACATGGGTGTATGTTGCAGGTGGAGCACTTATTCTTGGCTTAATCGTTCTTCTCGGCCTCTTGTTTAGAAAACGTAAAGACGAGCGAGCGGTAGAAGATATTAGAGATCGTCAACAAGCTAGCTCAGACGTAGTTGAATTTGATGAACCGATAGAAGAAGATGAAGAAACGATAAAACGTAGAAAACTAGAAAATATGGCAAAAGAAGATCCTGAAGAATTTGCAAAATTATTACGTTCATGGATTACGGAAGAGTAG
- the fliJ gene encoding flagellar export protein FliJ: protein MDKIEVLEKLHSVHETEKDTAHKIYQDALEQFEMVATNLYSLLKEKEEWEEKVDNQIQHAIPINELLTYQHYVKQLEEKIAKLQKDVQYARQDMQIKQQSLTDKYVEMKKYELMIENKVSKKKQLEQTAENQQIDEISVQQFIRFNTK, encoded by the coding sequence ATGGATAAAATTGAAGTTTTAGAGAAACTCCATAGTGTTCATGAGACAGAAAAAGATACAGCGCACAAAATCTATCAGGATGCATTGGAACAATTCGAGATGGTTGCAACAAACCTCTATTCTCTTTTGAAAGAAAAAGAGGAGTGGGAGGAAAAGGTCGACAACCAAATCCAGCACGCTATACCGATTAATGAACTATTAACCTATCAACATTATGTGAAACAACTCGAAGAAAAAATAGCGAAACTACAAAAGGACGTTCAGTACGCTCGGCAGGATATGCAAATAAAACAACAATCTTTAACAGATAAATATGTAGAAATGAAAAAATACGAATTAATGATAGAAAACAAAGTCTCAAAAAAGAAACAACTTGAACAAACCGCTGAAAATCAGCAGATAGATGAAATATCAGTACAGCAATTCATTCGGTTTAATACTAAATGA
- a CDS encoding MotE family protein produces MKEKPNKLQSFIFVIFIPTVFAITLMLVVLSVIGVDITSHAKAFGKNVPFLSAFILDEDAEELEAKHRELEQTIKDKDQYIQQLEFENGQQKKDLESLQQEVEMLSQKLDETEHTEQKREEKIKTVTTSFKDMEPEEAANILEKMKEQDILLIMTDLSAKQRGEILAAMDSEKAATIIQTFFQGEEN; encoded by the coding sequence ATGAAAGAAAAACCAAATAAGCTTCAGTCGTTTATTTTTGTTATATTCATCCCTACAGTGTTTGCGATTACCCTTATGTTAGTCGTACTTTCTGTTATTGGTGTGGATATTACGAGCCACGCTAAAGCATTCGGTAAAAACGTTCCTTTTTTGTCCGCTTTTATTCTCGATGAAGACGCTGAAGAGTTAGAAGCAAAACATCGAGAACTTGAACAAACGATTAAGGACAAGGATCAATATATCCAACAATTAGAATTTGAAAATGGGCAACAAAAAAAAGATCTAGAGTCATTACAGCAAGAAGTAGAAATGTTATCACAAAAACTAGATGAGACAGAACATACTGAACAAAAACGTGAAGAAAAGATAAAAACGGTCACTACCTCCTTTAAAGATATGGAGCCAGAGGAAGCAGCAAACATTCTAGAGAAGATGAAAGAACAGGATATTTTATTGATTATGACTGACCTGTCAGCAAAACAACGGGGCGAAATATTAGCTGCTATGGACTCTGAAAAAGCAGCTACGATTATCCAAACGTTTTTTCAAGGAGAGGAAAACTAG
- a CDS encoding TIGR02530 family flagellar biosynthesis protein, with amino-acid sequence MDHRIHQLQHHPLQQMKPKHQNKKSEANKSFQSHLNQASAELKISKHAKTRLQERNIHISDTQWKHITEKVGLAKEKGVQDSLVVLNDATLIVNTKNQTVITAMDRNEADEQLFTNINGAILIND; translated from the coding sequence ATGGACCACCGTATCCACCAGTTACAGCATCATCCATTGCAACAAATGAAACCGAAACACCAAAATAAAAAGAGTGAAGCTAATAAGTCATTCCAATCACATTTAAACCAGGCATCAGCAGAGTTGAAAATCAGCAAACATGCAAAAACTCGATTGCAAGAGCGGAACATTCATATAAGTGATACTCAATGGAAACACATTACAGAAAAAGTGGGACTTGCAAAAGAGAAAGGTGTACAAGACTCTTTAGTGGTGTTAAATGACGCTACACTCATTGTCAATACGAAAAATCAAACTGTGATTACTGCAATGGATCGAAATGAAGCAGACGAGCAACTTTTTACCAATATTAATGGAGCTATTTTAATTAATGATTAA
- the fliI gene encoding flagellar protein export ATPase FliI, which yields MILQHVQSRMDNIDTVKTYGKISRIIGLLIESTGPKASIGDVCYIYHHDQDEQPILAEVVGFHHNNVLLMPYTDVKSIGPGCLVETKHRPLTVKVGKSLIGKVLDGLGHPLDDTMMLPRGLASVLTEQHPPNPLKRPPIREQVSLGIKAIDSLLAVGKGQRVGIFAGSGVGKSTLMGMIARNSDADLNVIALIGERGREVREFIEHELGEEGLKKSIVVVATSDQPALQRIKGAYTATAISEYFRDLGYNVNLMMDSVTRVAMAQREVGLASGEPPTTKGYTPSVFATLPKLLERTGTNDKGSITAFYTVLVDGDDLNEPISDTVRGILDGHFVLDRYLAEQGQYPAINVLKSVSRVMNNISSPEHISAAERIRSLLSTYEENRELIQIGAYKKGTSREVDEAIQYYPKIIKFLKQNRNEFLTSDETVQHIISLARGGEA from the coding sequence GTGATTTTACAACATGTACAATCACGAATGGACAATATTGATACGGTAAAAACGTATGGCAAAATTAGTCGTATTATCGGATTACTCATCGAATCAACAGGTCCAAAGGCAAGTATCGGGGATGTTTGTTACATTTATCATCATGACCAGGATGAACAACCAATATTAGCCGAAGTGGTAGGCTTCCATCATAACAATGTCTTGTTAATGCCATACACCGATGTTAAAAGTATCGGTCCAGGGTGTCTAGTGGAAACGAAACATCGACCATTGACGGTGAAAGTAGGAAAAAGCTTAATCGGTAAGGTATTAGATGGACTAGGTCATCCTCTTGACGACACCATGATGTTACCACGGGGATTAGCATCTGTCCTAACGGAACAACACCCTCCAAATCCGTTAAAACGACCACCTATCCGTGAACAAGTATCGTTAGGGATTAAGGCTATCGATTCCCTTCTGGCCGTAGGAAAAGGACAGCGTGTCGGGATATTTGCAGGTAGCGGGGTCGGCAAAAGTACGTTAATGGGAATGATTGCTCGAAATAGTGATGCAGACTTAAATGTAATCGCGCTAATTGGAGAACGTGGGAGAGAAGTTAGGGAATTTATCGAACATGAGTTAGGGGAAGAAGGATTGAAAAAATCAATCGTTGTAGTGGCAACTTCCGATCAGCCTGCACTTCAGCGAATTAAGGGAGCCTATACAGCAACGGCAATAAGTGAATATTTTCGTGACTTAGGTTACAACGTGAACTTAATGATGGACTCTGTAACACGAGTCGCCATGGCGCAAAGAGAGGTAGGTTTAGCATCAGGTGAACCTCCTACAACGAAAGGGTATACACCTAGTGTATTTGCAACGTTACCGAAATTACTTGAACGGACAGGAACAAATGATAAAGGTTCAATTACGGCCTTCTATACAGTCTTAGTTGATGGTGACGACTTGAATGAACCGATTTCGGATACAGTTAGAGGAATCTTGGATGGCCACTTCGTTCTTGATCGCTATCTTGCAGAACAAGGACAGTACCCAGCCATAAATGTGTTGAAATCTGTCAGCCGTGTTATGAACAACATTAGTTCTCCAGAACATATTAGTGCGGCTGAACGGATTCGCTCATTATTATCAACGTACGAAGAAAATCGTGAGTTAATCCAGATAGGGGCATACAAAAAAGGAACATCAAGGGAAGTGGATGAGGCAATCCAATATTATCCTAAAATTATTAAGTTTTTAAAACAAAACCGAAATGAGTTCTTAACGAGCGATGAAACGGTTCAACATATCATTTCGTTAGCCCGGGGCGGTGAAGCATAA
- a CDS encoding flagellar hook-length control protein FliK has product MTRVVAPPLMASQALQKVEHNSTKTNRNPFQMMLQQLSEEQTAVNLSPESSDADQILEQLNQLQDLSAEGELPEELVNHLVHNLISFLQDLGKNQMLQTALQANSSQLSKLQQHFASSEVQSLQKMVAPFLGLYEHVVKQEKGSPLHKKMDNILQSIVKNLTQSGVLSEPTSNQGQSKQLIEIMENIKAKLADQRTTFSNDTLRTWVQTKVSTTNQVNGKEIAFHGQEGMLGSKINLDVLPQKGETVKQQSFILEQIQKALESSQFNRSQNQLTIKLKPNHLGDVTLKFTQINNETVVKILVASSSAKELLEGSLTQLKNMFSPHQVVVEKQQDPLLHQSSSLAAQDHQDEQDDQEAREDHETTNDDRTEEEEGSSFKDVLFQIKV; this is encoded by the coding sequence TTGACACGTGTAGTAGCACCCCCGCTGATGGCCTCACAGGCATTACAAAAAGTGGAACATAATTCAACTAAAACGAATCGTAACCCGTTTCAAATGATGTTACAGCAACTGAGTGAAGAACAGACCGCTGTGAATCTTTCGCCGGAGAGTAGTGACGCTGACCAAATACTTGAACAGCTAAACCAATTGCAAGATTTAAGTGCAGAAGGGGAACTGCCAGAAGAGCTGGTCAATCACTTAGTTCATAACTTGATTAGTTTTTTGCAAGATTTAGGTAAAAACCAAATGTTGCAAACCGCTTTGCAAGCGAATAGTAGCCAATTGAGTAAACTCCAACAGCATTTTGCCTCTAGTGAGGTACAATCGTTACAAAAAATGGTGGCCCCGTTTTTAGGGTTATATGAACATGTTGTTAAACAAGAGAAAGGTTCCCCTTTACACAAGAAGATGGATAATATTCTACAATCTATTGTAAAGAACCTTACCCAATCTGGGGTTTTAAGTGAACCAACGAGTAATCAAGGGCAATCTAAACAGTTGATAGAGATTATGGAAAACATAAAGGCAAAGCTTGCAGATCAGAGAACAACGTTTTCAAATGACACTTTACGAACATGGGTACAAACGAAAGTTAGTACTACGAATCAAGTAAATGGAAAAGAAATAGCGTTTCATGGACAAGAAGGAATGCTAGGGTCAAAGATTAACCTTGATGTATTACCTCAAAAGGGAGAAACTGTGAAGCAGCAGTCATTTATACTTGAGCAAATCCAGAAAGCATTGGAGTCAAGCCAGTTCAATCGTTCTCAAAATCAATTAACGATTAAGTTAAAACCGAACCATTTAGGAGATGTTACGTTAAAATTTACCCAAATTAACAATGAAACTGTGGTAAAAATACTTGTTGCATCTTCAAGTGCAAAAGAATTGTTGGAAGGTAGTTTAACTCAATTAAAAAACATGTTTTCTCCACATCAAGTAGTAGTCGAAAAGCAACAAGACCCATTATTACATCAATCTTCTTCCCTAGCAGCACAGGACCACCAAGATGAACAAGATGATCAAGAGGCAAGGGAGGATCATGAAACAACTAACGACGATCGAACAGAGGAAGAGGAAGGCTCATCATTTAAAGATGTCTTATTCCAAATAAAAGTGTAG
- the fliG gene encoding flagellar motor switch protein FliG gives MSKQYEELTGKQKAAILLISLGPDVSAQVYKHLTEEEIEQLTLEISSVRRVNAKQKESVLDQFYQILQAKDYITQGGIGYAKSILEKALGENDANHLINRLTSNLQVRPFDFAKRAEPAQILNFIQNEHPQTIALILSYLDSEQSAEILSQLPGEKQADIAKRIAVMDSTSPEVINEVENFLEKKLSATVTQDYSQTGGVETVVQVLNGVDRATEKTILEQLEMEDPELAEEIKKRMFVFEDIVTLDNRAIQRVIREVENEDLLLSLKVVSEEVKDVIFQNMSKRMADTFKDEMEYLGPVRLRDVEEAQGRVVAAIRRLEEVGEIVIARGGGDDIIV, from the coding sequence ATGTCGAAACAATACGAGGAACTGACTGGTAAGCAGAAAGCTGCCATTCTCCTCATTTCTTTAGGACCTGATGTTTCCGCCCAAGTATATAAACATCTTACAGAAGAAGAAATTGAGCAATTAACGTTAGAAATTTCATCAGTTAGAAGAGTAAATGCAAAACAGAAGGAAAGTGTATTGGATCAATTTTATCAAATTCTCCAGGCGAAAGACTATATTACCCAAGGTGGTATAGGCTACGCAAAGTCCATTTTAGAAAAAGCATTAGGTGAAAACGACGCAAACCATTTAATCAATCGTCTAACATCTAATCTACAAGTAAGGCCTTTTGACTTTGCCAAACGGGCCGAGCCTGCACAAATTTTGAACTTTATTCAAAACGAGCATCCTCAAACTATTGCACTTATATTGTCTTATTTAGATTCAGAGCAATCTGCGGAAATTTTATCTCAATTACCTGGTGAAAAGCAGGCGGATATTGCTAAGCGGATTGCAGTAATGGATTCTACATCACCAGAAGTGATTAATGAAGTAGAGAACTTTCTGGAAAAGAAACTTTCCGCAACCGTTACACAAGACTACTCTCAAACTGGTGGAGTAGAAACAGTAGTTCAAGTTTTAAATGGTGTGGATCGTGCAACAGAGAAGACAATATTGGAACAGCTAGAAATGGAAGACCCAGAATTGGCTGAAGAAATTAAAAAGAGAATGTTTGTGTTTGAAGATATTGTTACACTTGATAACCGCGCAATTCAGCGAGTTATTCGAGAAGTGGAGAATGAAGATTTACTACTCTCCTTGAAAGTGGTAAGCGAAGAAGTCAAAGATGTTATTTTCCAAAATATGTCGAAGCGTATGGCTGATACATTCAAGGATGAAATGGAATATTTAGGTCCTGTTCGACTACGTGATGTGGAGGAAGCCCAAGGGCGTGTTGTTGCTGCAATTCGTCGTCTAGAGGAAGTTGGAGAAATTGTCATTGCTCGTGGTGGAGGTGACGATATTATTGTCTAA
- a CDS encoding flagellar basal body-associated FliL family protein, whose translation MSASVKKMVVILVTITVVAAVTLFTLMYFQGKASADGERSVDDIIDHSFETSEITTDIKDGNFVRISFRIVTDDAKTKKKLQKDFRIQTEIIKELSVKTEDDFRSGLSELEASVKERLNKLLQDGQVTDIYTVKKVLQ comes from the coding sequence ATGAGTGCTAGTGTAAAAAAAATGGTTGTCATCCTCGTTACGATAACCGTAGTTGCAGCAGTTACTTTGTTTACCTTAATGTACTTCCAAGGGAAAGCTAGTGCTGACGGTGAACGCTCAGTCGATGACATCATTGATCATTCTTTTGAAACATCTGAGATCACAACAGACATTAAAGACGGAAATTTTGTGCGAATCTCATTTCGTATTGTGACTGACGATGCAAAGACGAAGAAAAAATTGCAGAAAGATTTCCGAATCCAAACGGAAATTATTAAAGAGTTATCTGTGAAAACAGAAGACGACTTTCGTTCAGGGTTGTCAGAATTAGAGGCTTCTGTAAAAGAGAGGTTAAACAAACTTTTACAGGATGGACAAGTGACAGATATATATACAGTGAAAAAAGTACTTCAATAG